GTTAGAAAATATATTGACATAGTTCGCGATCAGGGCGGCGACCATGTATATCTGGTAAACCATGAAGGCGAAAAGCATTTTCATGTTTCCGGTCAAGTGGGCTTTCCGTTTTTTGGTCAGTTCATCCTGGATTGTTTAAACGGAACAGAAAATGCTATGACTCAGGAACATACATTTAAAGCAGCCAGTCTTTGCATCGTAGCTCAAACTCAAGCAGTAGTTGTTGAATCAGCAGACAAGTAATCTACACTATAAATGCAAGTATGATATGTTAAATATTGTACTTGCATTTAACAATCTGTAAGTCCTCGACCGCAAAGGAGTTTGGAAATGAGTCAAACATCCAGAAGAACAGCCGATGCATATCATCTTAATCATTCAATCATGGTCTTTCCCAATGTCCCGCGCTGTAAGGTTAAGAATTATCCTGAAGAAAAATCCTTTCAGATGGACTGCGAGCTGCTTGAGGAATACATAAAACAGTATATTGAGATCCAGTCCGGACCTATAATAAATTTTGGCTGGCAGGGCGGAGAGCCGACAATTCGGGGGCTTGAATTTTTTCAGAAAGCGGTTGAATTGCAAAAGAAATATTTACCTTCGGGTTGGCACATTCAAAACAGCTTCCAGACAAATGGGATTTTTTTAGATGATAATTGGTGCAGTTTTTTCAAGAAAAATAATTTTTTAGTCGGTATCAGTTTGGACGGCACAAAGGAACTGCATGATTTGTGTCGCAAAGATAAGCACAACCGCCCTACATATGACAAGGTCGTGAGTGGAATTCGGCTTCTACAAAAGCACAAAGTTGAGTATAATGTTCTCTGCACTGTCAACAATTTGAATTCTAGGTTTCCTTTGGACGTGTATATTTCCATAAAAGAATTAGGTGGCGACTTTATTCAGTTTATTCCCATCGTAAATTATGACAATCTGGGGAATACTGACGAGCTCTCTGTGAATCCCGCAGATTATGGTAATTTTCTGGTTGCCATTTTTGATGAATGGATTAATAAAGATTACGGTCAAGTATTTGTGCAGATTTTTGAGGATGCAGTAAGGGCCTGGGCCGGATTTCCACCGGCCTTGTGCACTTTTTCGAAAACCTGTGGAAATGCTGAAGTGGTGGAGTTCAATGGAGACGTTTATTCCTGCGACCACTTTGTTTTTCCAGAATATAAATTAGGCAATATAAAAGAAAAATCTCTTGTTGAAATGGCCAATTCGAACCAGCAAATTCAATTTGGACTAAATAAATTCGAAACTCTCCCGCGGAAATGTCTAGAGTGCGCGGTTAGATTTATCTGTAACGGCGGCTGTCCTAAGAATAGGACTATCCGAACTAGCGACGGCGAAAAGGGTTTAAATTACTTGTGCGGTGCCTATCAGCAGTTTTTTAATTATATTGCTCCTTACATGAACACAATAGTGTTTGGATTAAAGCGGCGAATGACACCTTCACATATTAAAGAAAGATTGGTATGGGTGCAGCGTGAAATCTGGGATGTTGGCAGAAACGATCCCTGTCCTTGCGGTAGCGGTAAAAAGTATAAAAAATGCTGCATTGATCGGATAGAAAGCACCATATCACTGTAAATTCAACAAATGAGGTGATAGTAATGAAAATGATTTTGCGCTGGTTCGGCCGAGATGACGACCATGTTAGTTTGGAATATATCGTCCAAATCCCTGGGGTAAGTGGTATAGCTGGAGCCCTTTTTGATGTGCCAGTTGGAGAAGAGTGGCCGCTGGATAAAATTCGCGCTTTAGCTGATGATGTCAAAAAGAGCGGGCTTAAGTTTGAAGTCGTGGAAAGCGTAAATGTTCACGAAGATATTAAGCTGGGACTGCCCACCAGGGATCAATATATCGACAATTACATCCAGACCATTAGAAATCTCGCCAGTGTAGGTGTAAAGGTGATCTGCTATAATTTTATGCCTGTCTTTGATTGGCTCCGCTCTGATTTGGCCATGCAGCTTGAGGATGGCTCCTATGCTATGGCATATCATGAGGATAAGATTATAGATACCAATCCGGTGGAAATTATTGAACGGTTCAGAGAAGGCTCGCAGGGATTTTCTCTGCCGGGATGGGAACCGGAAAGACTGGCGGAATTGAAGCAGGTGTTGAGCCAGTATGCAGCAGTGGACGAGGACAAGCTGTTTGATAACCTCAAATACTTTTTGGAAAGGCTGAAGCCTGTCTGTGATGAAACCGGTGTAAAGATGGCAATTCATCCGGATGATCCGCCGTGGTCTGTATTTGGTCTGCCTCGGATTATTACTAACAGAGACAATTTAGCCAGGGTGCTCAGCCTAGTGGATTCTCCCCACAACGGACTGACATTATGCACAGGTTCCTTGGGAGCTAATTTGGATAACGACCTTCCGGCAATGATTAGGGAATTTGGTAAAAGAGGTAGGATTCATTTTGTTCATGTGCGGAATCTAAAGATCTACGCTCCGGGTGATTTCCACGAGACATCACATTTATCCAGCGATGGTTCTTTGGATATGTTTGAAGTTATGAAAGCCCTGTATGAAATAGGTTTTGATGGCTATCTCAGACCAGATCACGGTAGAATGATTTGGGGCGAAAAGGGCAGGCCTGGATATGGTTTATACGATCGAGCGCTTGGAGCAATGTACTTAACCGGAATCTGGGAAGCGCTGAGCAAAATGGTGTAGATTTTCTAGAAGATATCAGCTTACAGCAGATGGAGCTGGCTGATATCTTCTTTTTTTTAGCACTTATGCATAGCTTGGAGAGAAAGGGATCTGATATGGGCACGGGGAACATTTCATTAACTACACAGGAAAGTGAAAGGAGTTGAACGATCAATGTTAGAGATAAAAAAAGGTACAAATAAATTCTATATCGGCGATTCAGAAGCAAATCCACTGGCAGAAATCACTTGGGTGCCTTCGGAGCGCAATCGGGTGATAGCCAATCACACTTATGTTTCTAATGAGCTGAGAGGCCAAGGTGTTGCTAAGCTGCTGCTTGAAAGGTTTATTGAATGGGTAAGAGAGGAAAATCTTCAGGTTATTCCTCAGTGTTCGTTTGTGAAGGACCAGATGGAAAAAAACAGCGATTACCATGATTTGCTGAGCAGTTAAAATGCTGACCTCGCTGATCCGAATGTATCTTACCCGCAGCTTTGAACCTTTCCGATTTCAGAGCGAATACAGCAATCACCTTGATTACCATTGTTTGGACAATCTGGGTTTGTATGTGCACATCCCGTTCTGCCGCTCACTGTGCAGCTTCTGTCCTTACTGCCGAGTCAAGTATCAATCAGAGCTTGTGGAATTATATCTCAAGGCGCTGCTCCAAGAAATAGAGCTTGTGGGTAAAGCTTCAGCAGGGAAAAAGCAGGTGACCAGCCTCTACTTCGGTGGAGGCACACCTGCCCTGCTGATTGATGATCTGGAACGGATCATTAATGCCATCCAGCGGTATTTTGTTATAACTGAAGGCATCGGCATC
The genomic region above belongs to Bacillota bacterium and contains:
- a CDS encoding anaerobic sulfatase maturase; this encodes MSQTSRRTADAYHLNHSIMVFPNVPRCKVKNYPEEKSFQMDCELLEEYIKQYIEIQSGPIINFGWQGGEPTIRGLEFFQKAVELQKKYLPSGWHIQNSFQTNGIFLDDNWCSFFKKNNFLVGISLDGTKELHDLCRKDKHNRPTYDKVVSGIRLLQKHKVEYNVLCTVNNLNSRFPLDVYISIKELGGDFIQFIPIVNYDNLGNTDELSVNPADYGNFLVAIFDEWINKDYGQVFVQIFEDAVRAWAGFPPALCTFSKTCGNAEVVEFNGDVYSCDHFVFPEYKLGNIKEKSLVEMANSNQQIQFGLNKFETLPRKCLECAVRFICNGGCPKNRTIRTSDGEKGLNYLCGAYQQFFNYIAPYMNTIVFGLKRRMTPSHIKERLVWVQREIWDVGRNDPCPCGSGKKYKKCCIDRIESTISL
- the uxuA gene encoding mannonate dehydratase, which translates into the protein MKMILRWFGRDDDHVSLEYIVQIPGVSGIAGALFDVPVGEEWPLDKIRALADDVKKSGLKFEVVESVNVHEDIKLGLPTRDQYIDNYIQTIRNLASVGVKVICYNFMPVFDWLRSDLAMQLEDGSYAMAYHEDKIIDTNPVEIIERFREGSQGFSLPGWEPERLAELKQVLSQYAAVDEDKLFDNLKYFLERLKPVCDETGVKMAIHPDDPPWSVFGLPRIITNRDNLARVLSLVDSPHNGLTLCTGSLGANLDNDLPAMIREFGKRGRIHFVHVRNLKIYAPGDFHETSHLSSDGSLDMFEVMKALYEIGFDGYLRPDHGRMIWGEKGRPGYGLYDRALGAMYLTGIWEALSKMV
- a CDS encoding N-acetyltransferase → MLEIKKGTNKFYIGDSEANPLAEITWVPSERNRVIANHTYVSNELRGQGVAKLLLERFIEWVREENLQVIPQCSFVKDQMEKNSDYHDLLSS